A single genomic interval of Cucumis sativus cultivar 9930 chromosome 7, Cucumber_9930_V3, whole genome shotgun sequence harbors:
- the LOC101208494 gene encoding pentatricopeptide repeat-containing protein At1g62914, mitochondrial isoform X1 gives MHSKTLLPSASFKPNLSPLCTLSSTIPSSIPQTSSTNHPNTVLPAAFNRKGISFHHPLSLFLRNCKTGNITATQAFHFFDLMLRSYPIPPISSFNCLLGGLAKINHYSQLFSLYNKMRLAGLSPDLFTLSILANCLCNVNRVSEALAAMAGILRRGYIPNVVTYNTLIKGLCMEHRISEATRFFLRMQKLGCTPNVVTYGTLIKGLCRTGNINMALKLYQEMLNYASHYGINCKPDVITYSIIIDGLCKVGRDDEAKELFEKMKAQGMIPNVISYSSLIHGLCCAGKWEESKRLFDEMWDEGVQPDKVTFNVLIHTLSKEGKVSEAKKLLEVMIQRGIVPDLVTYNSVIHAFCKVGHLDSARELFLSMPSKGCKHDEISYNILINGYCKTSKVEEAMNLYNEMLQVGKRPNATTYGTLLTGLFQTGKSNKSDEVVKLLHKMIQRDMSPDAISCNIVIDMLRKDEKYQECLDLLPRFLVQERRRL, from the exons ATGCATTCCAAGACCCTCCTCCCTTCCGCTTCTTTCAAACCCAACCTCTCCCCTCTATGTACTCTCTCTTCCACTATTCCATCTTCAATTCCCCAAACTTCCTCTACTAATCATCCTAATACTGTATTACCTGCTGCTTTCAATCGCAAAGGGATTTCGTTTCATCACCCTCTTTCATTGTTCCTCCGCAATTGCAAGACAGGTAACATTACTGCAACTCAAgcatttcatttctttgacCTAATGTTGCGTTCATATCCTATCCCCcccatttcttctttcaattgCTTACTTGGTGGCCTTGCTAAGATTAACCATTACTCCCAActattttctctctataaTAAAATGCGCCTTGCTGGACTTTCCCCTGATCTCTTCACACTCAGTATATTGGCGAATTGCCTTTGTAATGTCAATCGGGTTAGTGAAGCTCTTGCCGCCATGGCGGGGATTTTAAGGAGAGGTTATATTCCTAATGTAGTCACATATAACACCTTGATTAAGGGATTGTGTATGGAGCATAGGATTAGTGAAGCCACACGGTTCTTTCTGAGAATGCAAAAGTTAGGTTGTACGCCCAATGTGGTTACTTATGGGACTTTGATCAAGGGGCTATGTCGAACCGGGAATATTAACATGGCACTGAAGTTGTATCAAGAAATGCTCAACTACGCTAGTCATTATGGAATTAATTGTAAGCCTGATGTTATTACCTATAGTATCATCATAGATGGGCTTTGTAAGGTTGGACGTGATGACGAGGCAAAGGAActttttgagaaaatgaaagctCAAGGAATGATTCCCAATGTCATTTCATATAGCTCCTTGATTCATGGATTATGTTGTGCTGGAAAGTGGGAGGAGTCTAAACGTTTGTTCGATGAGATGTGGGATGAAGGTGTTCAACCAGATAAGGTCACATTTAATGTGTTGATTCATACGCTTTCCAAGGAAGGAAAGGTTAGTGAGGCTAAGAAGTTGCTTGAGGTCATGATTCAAAGGGGTATCGTTCCTGATTTGGTTACTTATAATTCAGTGATTCATGCGTTTTGTAAGGTTGGTCATTTGGATAGTGCCAGAGAACTTTTTCTTAGTATGCCAAGCAAAGGATGTAAACATGATGAGATCAGCTACAATATACTAATTAACGGGTATTGTAAAACTTCGAAGGTAGAAGAAGCAATGAACCTTTACAATGAAATGCTTCAAGTGGGAAAGAGACCAAATGCGACAACATATGGTACCTTGTTAACAGGACTTTTTCAAACAGGCAAG AGTAATAAATCAGACGAGGTGGTTAAACTTCTCCATAAGATGATTCAAAGGGATATGTCACCAGATGCTATCAGTTGCAACATAGTCATTGACATGCTCcgcaaagatgaaaaatatcaaGAATGTCTAGACTTGCTTCCAAGATTTCTAGTCCAAGAGCGTCGACGTTTATAA